From a single Leclercia sp. AS011 genomic region:
- a CDS encoding cation-transporting P-type ATPase has product MTKMHHHHKPTEAYQQTVEQTLAAQSSTTSGLSRAEAQARLQQHGPNALPEKKARPAWLRFLAHFNDVLIYVLLAAAVLTAVMGHWVDTLVILGVAVINALIGHVQESNAEKSLSSIRNMLASDARVIRDGAHETIPTTEIVPGDIIVLRAGDRIPADMRVIEAHNLRVEEAILTGESTVVDKHIQPLTGELTLGDRTNLLFSGTTVSAGGGMGVVIATGQETELGYINQMMAGIEKHRTPLLVQMDKLGKAIFAIILAMMTALFIFSLAFREIPMGELLLSLISLAVASVPEGLPAIISIILSLGVQAMAHKRAIIRKLPTVETLGAMTVVCSDKTGTLTMNEMTVKAIITADSCYRVGGDSYAPEGNICLEGSDEPVQIQPGTVLEQYLRTIDLCNDSQMIQDERGLWSITGGPTEGALKVLAAKAHLEPVMTTLISKIPFDSQYKYMSTHYQIGGEEQILITGAPDVIFALCAQQQTRHGAEAFNRAYWEAEMERYARQGLRMVAAAFKPANGEQELTHDTLSHGLIFLGIAGMMDPPRPEAIDAIRACQQAEIRVKMITGDHPQTAMSIGQMLGIANSEQAVTGYELEKMDDAELADAAVKYDIFARTSPEHKLRLVKALQDKGEIVGMTGDGVNDAPALRQADVGIAMGIKGTEVTKEAADMVLTDDNFATIASAVKEGRRVYDNLKKTILFIMPTNLAQGLLIVIALLAGNIIPLTPVLILWMNMATSATLSFGLAFEAAERNIMRRPPRQTGQHVMDAYAVWRVAFVGTLIAVAAFALEAWLAPRGHSAEFIRTVLLQMLVCAQWVYMINCRNTEGFSLNRGLLANKGIWLVTGVLFLLQAAIIYLPFMQMLFGTEALPLRYWFVTLAVAGVMFFVVEIEKRLTRRFRKAA; this is encoded by the coding sequence ATGACTAAAATGCATCACCACCACAAGCCGACAGAGGCTTATCAGCAGACCGTCGAACAGACTCTGGCCGCACAAAGCAGCACCACCTCCGGCCTGAGCCGTGCCGAAGCCCAGGCGCGCCTGCAGCAGCATGGCCCCAACGCACTGCCAGAAAAAAAAGCCCGACCGGCGTGGCTGCGTTTTCTGGCCCATTTTAACGATGTCTTAATTTACGTCCTGCTGGCCGCAGCGGTATTAACAGCAGTGATGGGCCACTGGGTCGATACCCTGGTGATTCTGGGTGTGGCGGTGATTAATGCCTTAATTGGTCATGTTCAGGAGAGCAACGCCGAGAAATCATTGAGCAGCATCCGAAATATGCTCGCCAGCGATGCGCGCGTTATTCGTGACGGCGCTCATGAAACTATACCGACCACTGAAATAGTTCCGGGGGATATTATTGTCCTGCGCGCCGGGGATCGTATTCCTGCGGATATGCGGGTGATTGAGGCACATAATTTACGCGTGGAAGAGGCGATTCTTACCGGCGAATCCACGGTGGTCGATAAACATATTCAGCCCTTAACCGGGGAATTAACCCTCGGCGATCGCACCAATCTGCTGTTTTCCGGTACCACCGTCAGCGCGGGCGGCGGAATGGGTGTGGTCATCGCTACCGGTCAAGAGACTGAACTGGGCTACATCAACCAGATGATGGCCGGGATTGAAAAGCACCGCACGCCGCTGCTGGTGCAGATGGACAAGCTCGGCAAGGCGATCTTCGCCATTATCCTCGCCATGATGACCGCGCTGTTTATCTTCAGCCTGGCGTTCCGCGAGATCCCGATGGGCGAGCTGCTGCTCTCCCTGATTAGCCTGGCGGTGGCGTCGGTACCGGAAGGTCTGCCAGCCATTATCTCGATTATCCTCTCCCTGGGCGTGCAGGCGATGGCGCATAAGCGGGCCATCATCCGCAAGCTGCCTACCGTAGAGACCTTAGGGGCAATGACCGTGGTCTGCTCGGATAAAACCGGCACCCTGACCATGAACGAGATGACCGTCAAAGCGATCATCACCGCCGACAGCTGCTATCGCGTCGGGGGTGACAGCTATGCCCCGGAAGGTAACATCTGCCTTGAGGGCAGTGACGAGCCGGTGCAGATCCAGCCGGGCACCGTGCTGGAGCAGTACCTGCGCACCATCGACCTGTGTAACGACAGCCAGATGATCCAGGACGAGCGCGGCCTGTGGAGCATCACCGGTGGCCCGACCGAGGGCGCGCTGAAGGTGCTGGCGGCGAAGGCGCATCTTGAGCCGGTCATGACCACGCTTATCAGCAAGATCCCGTTCGACTCGCAGTACAAGTACATGAGCACCCACTACCAGATCGGCGGTGAGGAGCAGATTTTAATCACCGGCGCGCCGGACGTGATTTTCGCCCTCTGCGCACAGCAGCAGACCCGCCACGGTGCCGAAGCCTTCAACCGCGCGTACTGGGAAGCGGAGATGGAGCGCTATGCCCGTCAGGGGCTGCGCATGGTGGCCGCCGCGTTTAAGCCAGCGAACGGTGAGCAGGAGCTGACCCACGATACTCTCAGCCACGGCCTGATCTTCCTCGGCATCGCCGGGATGATGGATCCGCCACGCCCGGAGGCGATCGACGCCATTCGCGCCTGCCAGCAGGCGGAGATCCGCGTGAAGATGATCACCGGGGATCACCCGCAGACGGCCATGAGCATCGGCCAGATGCTGGGGATCGCCAACAGCGAGCAGGCGGTGACCGGCTACGAGCTGGAGAAAATGGACGACGCCGAGCTGGCGGACGCGGCGGTGAAGTATGACATCTTCGCCCGCACCAGCCCGGAGCATAAGCTGCGCCTGGTGAAAGCGCTGCAGGATAAAGGCGAGATAGTCGGCATGACCGGCGACGGCGTGAACGATGCGCCGGCGCTGCGTCAGGCGGACGTGGGCATCGCGATGGGCATCAAAGGGACGGAAGTGACCAAAGAAGCGGCGGACATGGTCCTGACGGACGATAACTTCGCTACCATCGCCAGCGCGGTGAAAGAGGGGCGTCGCGTTTACGACAACCTGAAGAAGACCATCCTCTTCATCATGCCGACCAACCTTGCGCAGGGGCTGCTGATTGTGATTGCGCTGCTGGCGGGGAACATCATTCCGCTGACGCCGGTGCTGATTCTGTGGATGAACATGGCGACCTCCGCCACGCTCTCCTTCGGCCTGGCCTTTGAGGCCGCCGAGCGCAACATCATGCGCCGTCCGCCGCGCCAGACCGGGCAGCACGTGATGGACGCCTACGCCGTCTGGCGCGTGGCCTTCGTCGGCACCCTGATTGCCGTTGCCGCCTTTGCGCTGGAAGCCTGGCTGGCCCCGCGCGGCCACAGCGCGGAGTTCATCCGCACCGTGCTGCTGCAGATGCTGGTCTGCGCCCAGTGGGTGTACATGATTAACTGCCGCAACACCGAAGGGTTCTCCCTGAACCGTGGCCTGCTGGCAAACAAAGGTATCTGGCTGGTGACGGGCGTGCTGTTCCTGCTGCAGGCGGCGATTATCTACCTGCCGTTTATGCAGATGCTGTTCGGCACCGAAGCGCTGCCGCTGCGCTACTGGTTCGTGACTCTGGCGGTGGCGGGCGTGATGTTCTTCGTCGTTGAAATCGAGAAGCGACTGACCCGCAGGTTCCGTAAGGCTGCATAA
- a CDS encoding MmcQ/YjbR family DNA-binding protein: MDSKTLAACAKQVALDLPFTEHCWPFGPEYDVFKVGGKIFMLMGVAHGRQHVSLKSDPQKSLLNQQIYRGIEPGYHLNKKHWISIYAAEDITPALIADLVNDSWHLVVDKLPKKEQKKLRPDG, from the coding sequence ATGGACAGTAAAACGCTCGCGGCCTGCGCTAAGCAGGTGGCGCTGGATCTGCCCTTTACCGAGCACTGCTGGCCGTTTGGCCCGGAATATGACGTGTTTAAGGTGGGCGGTAAAATTTTTATGCTGATGGGCGTGGCGCACGGGCGTCAGCACGTCAGCCTGAAGTCCGATCCGCAAAAATCACTGCTCAACCAGCAGATCTACCGGGGGATCGAGCCCGGTTATCATCTCAATAAAAAGCACTGGATCTCGATTTACGCGGCGGAGGATATCACCCCGGCGCTGATAGCCGATCTGGTGAACGATTCGTGGCATCTGGTGGTGGATAAGCTGCCGAAAAAAGAGCAAAAAAAGTTACGCCCCGACGGTTAA
- a CDS encoding TetR/AcrR family transcriptional regulator: MARPKSEDKKLALLDAATTAFAQSGIAASTALIARGAGVAEGTLFRYFATKDDLLNALYLHLKQDLCQTMLANMDRALTQPKEHTRNIWNSYVDWGIRNPVAHGAIRQLGVSEKINAETEQAVHEMFPELHELCRRHIRPVFMSEEFRLFGDALFLSLAETTMAFATREPARAAEFKALGFEAMWRALAEEDNHGQ, from the coding sequence GTGGCTCGTCCGAAAAGTGAAGATAAAAAACTGGCGTTGCTGGACGCGGCAACCACCGCTTTTGCCCAGTCGGGCATTGCGGCCTCTACCGCGTTAATCGCCCGCGGCGCAGGAGTGGCTGAAGGCACTCTGTTTCGCTATTTCGCCACCAAAGACGATCTGCTCAATGCCCTCTACCTGCACCTGAAACAGGATCTGTGCCAGACCATGCTGGCAAATATGGATCGTGCCCTCACCCAGCCGAAAGAGCATACCCGCAATATCTGGAACAGCTACGTCGACTGGGGGATCCGCAACCCGGTGGCCCACGGCGCGATCCGCCAGCTCGGGGTGAGCGAGAAGATCAACGCCGAAACCGAACAGGCAGTTCATGAGATGTTCCCGGAACTGCACGAACTCTGTCGTCGCCATATCCGCCCGGTGTTTATGTCAGAAGAGTTTCGTCTGTTTGGCGATGCCCTGTTCCTGTCGCTGGCGGAGACAACGATGGCCTTCGCCACCCGCGAACCGGCGCGCGCCGCCGAATTCAAGGCGCTGGGTTTTGAAGCCATGTGGCGTGCACTGGCGGAAGAGGATAACCATGGACAGTAA
- a CDS encoding MBL fold metallo-hydrolase produces the protein MKKRFIISLVVVMIIASAASLPFVLNAGFGQPPQGEQLSEFAASPQYRDGQFHNTLPTPGFTGNKNMLAAWWDFLVTKRENARPAQPLPLVKTDLATLPPDQDTLVWLGHSSWYLQLAGKRILIDPVFSSYAAPFSFLNKAFAGEYPWHADEMPDIDLLIISHDHYDHLDYATIKALMPKVKRVVTPLGVGSHLRYWGMDPAIIEERDWDRSVRISDELIVHVLPARHFSGRGLKRNQTLWASFMFVTPQQKVFYSGDSGYGPHFSAIGERFGSVDLAIMENGQYDQDWKYIHMQPAETAQAAVDLNARAVVPGHSGRFVLAKHTWNDPLIKLSQASEDKPYRLLTPELGEPVRVDDATQQFRAWWE, from the coding sequence ATGAAAAAGCGTTTTATTATTAGCCTGGTGGTAGTGATGATTATTGCATCCGCGGCGAGTTTGCCGTTTGTACTGAATGCCGGATTCGGCCAGCCGCCACAGGGCGAGCAGCTGAGCGAGTTTGCCGCTTCGCCGCAGTATCGCGACGGGCAGTTCCATAACACCCTCCCGACACCGGGATTTACCGGCAACAAAAATATGCTGGCAGCATGGTGGGATTTTCTGGTGACAAAGCGTGAAAACGCACGTCCGGCCCAGCCGCTGCCGCTGGTAAAAACCGATCTGGCAACGCTGCCACCGGATCAGGACACCCTGGTCTGGCTCGGCCACTCCTCGTGGTATCTGCAACTTGCGGGCAAACGCATTCTGATCGACCCGGTTTTCAGCAGTTACGCCGCGCCGTTCTCCTTCCTCAATAAAGCCTTTGCCGGGGAGTACCCCTGGCATGCCGATGAGATGCCCGACATCGATCTGCTGATTATTTCGCACGATCACTACGATCATCTCGATTACGCCACCATCAAGGCGCTGATGCCGAAAGTCAAACGCGTGGTTACTCCGCTCGGGGTCGGGTCACACCTGCGCTACTGGGGCATGGATCCGGCCATCATTGAGGAGCGGGACTGGGATCGGTCGGTGCGCATCAGCGATGAGCTGATAGTTCACGTTCTGCCGGCGCGCCATTTCTCCGGGCGCGGGCTGAAGCGCAACCAGACGCTGTGGGCCAGCTTTATGTTTGTTACTCCGCAGCAGAAGGTGTTCTACAGCGGAGATTCGGGTTACGGCCCGCACTTTAGCGCTATCGGGGAGCGGTTCGGCAGCGTCGATCTGGCGATCATGGAGAACGGGCAGTACGACCAGGACTGGAAATACATCCATATGCAGCCTGCCGAAACGGCGCAGGCCGCCGTGGATCTGAATGCCAGGGCGGTGGTGCCGGGCCACTCCGGCCGCTTTGTGCTGGCAAAACATACCTGGAACGACCCGCTGATCAAGCTTTCACAGGCCAGCGAGGACAAGCCCTATCGCCTGCTGACCCCTGAGCTGGGTGAGCCGGTCAGAGTGGATGATGCCACGCAACAATTTCGCGCGTGGTGGGAATAA
- a CDS encoding RamA family antibiotic efflux transcriptional regulator has product MTISAQVIDTIVEWIDDNLHQPLRIEDIARHAGYSKWHLQRLFMQYKGESLGRYIRERKLRLAARDLVESDEKVYDICLRYGFDSQQTFTRVFTRTFNQPPGAYRKDNHSRAH; this is encoded by the coding sequence ATGACTATTTCCGCTCAGGTTATCGACACCATTGTCGAGTGGATCGACGACAACCTTCATCAGCCGTTGCGGATCGAGGATATTGCCCGTCACGCGGGCTATTCCAAATGGCATCTACAGCGGCTGTTTATGCAGTATAAAGGCGAGAGTCTGGGGCGCTATATTCGTGAACGCAAGCTACGGCTGGCGGCGCGCGATCTGGTTGAATCGGATGAAAAGGTCTACGACATCTGTCTGCGCTACGGCTTTGACTCCCAGCAGACCTTTACCCGCGTCTTTACCCGCACCTTTAATCAGCCGCCTGGGGCGTATCGCAAGGATAACCACAGCCGGGCGCACTAA
- a CDS encoding DUF1158 domain-containing protein: protein MKHPLESLLTAGGILLMAFLSVLLLPAPSLGLVVAQKLMSTFHLMDLNQLYTIIFCLWFLLLGAVEFFVLRFLWRRWFSRAA from the coding sequence ATGAAGCACCCACTGGAATCGCTCTTAACGGCAGGCGGCATCCTGCTGATGGCCTTTCTCTCCGTTTTGCTGCTGCCTGCACCTTCCCTGGGGCTGGTGGTGGCGCAAAAGCTGATGAGCACCTTCCATCTGATGGATCTCAACCAACTCTATACCATTATCTTCTGCCTGTGGTTTTTACTGCTCGGCGCCGTTGAGTTCTTTGTCCTGCGCTTCCTCTGGCGCCGCTGGTTTTCACGGGCGGCGTAA
- a CDS encoding efflux RND transporter periplasmic adaptor subunit translates to MKFPLLFALLACTLQPAFAAAIPVRVAAVEQTAHAAERQIPGRIEAIHTVELRARTEGVITKIHFRDGQYVKKGDVLFELDDAEPRAALRLAQAEVKSAEATLRQAQQQLSRFESLGSSNAISRHDVDNARMQRDVASAALEQAKARLDTRSVTLNYTRIASPIDGRVGHSQFHVGSLVNPASGVLVEVVQLDPIRIAFALEEGAFATKAGQHADISAMKQAWQALIDSNGQRIPGELTSVDNRIDPRTASVMLRAEFANPRHQLLPGGNVNVTLRPMSEKAVLTLPAAAVQQNGDGFFAWVINADGKAEMRPLKVAGQIGQQFQIASGVKPGERAITDGAQRVQPGATVQILN, encoded by the coding sequence ATGAAATTCCCACTCCTGTTCGCGCTCCTCGCCTGCACCCTGCAACCCGCATTCGCTGCCGCCATTCCCGTCCGCGTCGCCGCCGTGGAGCAGACCGCCCACGCCGCCGAGCGTCAGATCCCGGGTCGCATCGAAGCGATTCACACCGTTGAGTTGCGCGCCCGCACGGAAGGCGTGATTACCAAAATCCACTTCCGCGACGGGCAGTACGTGAAAAAGGGCGACGTGCTGTTCGAGCTGGACGACGCCGAGCCGCGCGCCGCCCTGCGCCTGGCGCAGGCCGAGGTGAAAAGCGCCGAAGCCACGCTGCGTCAGGCGCAGCAGCAGCTTTCCCGCTTTGAAAGCCTGGGCAGCAGTAACGCCATCAGCCGTCACGACGTGGATAACGCCCGCATGCAGCGGGACGTCGCCAGCGCCGCGCTGGAGCAGGCGAAAGCCCGTCTCGACACCCGCAGCGTCACCCTGAACTACACCCGCATCGCCTCTCCGATTGACGGACGCGTGGGGCACAGCCAGTTCCACGTCGGCAGCCTGGTCAACCCTGCGAGCGGCGTTTTGGTGGAGGTGGTCCAGCTCGATCCGATCCGCATCGCCTTTGCGCTGGAAGAGGGGGCGTTTGCGACCAAAGCCGGACAGCATGCGGATATCAGCGCCATGAAGCAGGCCTGGCAGGCGTTAATCGACAGCAACGGTCAGCGTATCCCCGGTGAACTGACGTCCGTGGATAACCGAATCGACCCGCGCACTGCCAGCGTGATGCTGCGCGCCGAGTTCGCTAACCCGCGCCATCAGCTTCTGCCCGGCGGAAATGTGAATGTGACTTTGCGCCCAATGAGCGAGAAGGCGGTGCTTACGCTGCCCGCCGCCGCGGTCCAGCAGAACGGCGACGGGTTCTTTGCCTGGGTGATTAATGCCGACGGCAAAGCCGAAATGCGCCCGCTGAAGGTCGCCGGACAGATTGGCCAGCAGTTCCAGATTGCATCCGGCGTGAAGCCCGGTGAGCGAGCGATTACTGACGGCGCGCAGCGCGTGCAGCCAGGCGCTACCGTTCAGATACTGAATTAA
- the nfsB gene encoding oxygen-insensitive NAD(P)H nitroreductase: MDIISVALKRHSTKAFDPSKKLTADQAEQIKTLLQYSPSSTNSQPWHFIVASTEEGKARVAKSAAGGFVFNERKMLDASHVVVFCAKTAMDDAWLTRVVDQEEADGRFATPEAKAANHKGRTFFADMHRVDLKDDDQWMAKQVYLNVGNFLLGVGAMGLDAVPIEGFDAAVLDEEFGLKEKGFTSLVVVPVGHHSVEDFNATLPKSRLPLSTIVTEC; the protein is encoded by the coding sequence ATGGATATCATTTCTGTTGCCTTAAAGCGCCACTCAACCAAGGCCTTTGATCCGAGCAAAAAACTGACTGCCGACCAGGCGGAACAGATTAAAACCCTGCTGCAGTACAGCCCGTCCAGCACCAACTCGCAGCCGTGGCACTTTATCGTTGCCAGCACCGAAGAAGGCAAAGCGCGCGTGGCGAAGTCCGCGGCCGGTGGCTTTGTCTTTAACGAGCGCAAAATGCTGGATGCCTCTCACGTGGTGGTGTTCTGCGCCAAAACCGCGATGGACGATGCCTGGCTTACCCGCGTTGTGGATCAGGAAGAGGCCGATGGCCGTTTCGCCACCCCGGAAGCGAAAGCCGCTAACCACAAGGGCCGCACCTTCTTCGCCGATATGCACCGTGTCGATCTGAAAGATGACGATCAGTGGATGGCGAAACAGGTGTATCTCAACGTCGGTAACTTCCTGCTGGGCGTGGGCGCCATGGGCCTGGACGCGGTGCCCATTGAAGGTTTCGACGCGGCGGTTCTCGATGAAGAGTTTGGCCTGAAAGAGAAAGGCTTCACCAGCCTGGTGGTAGTGCCAGTTGGGCATCACAGCGTGGAAGATTTCAACGCCACGCTGCCAAAATCGCGCCTGCCGCTGAGCACGATTGTGACAGAGTGCTAA